In Drosophila pseudoobscura strain MV-25-SWS-2005 chromosome 4, UCI_Dpse_MV25, whole genome shotgun sequence, the following proteins share a genomic window:
- the LOC6902499 gene encoding putative riboflavin kinase, with translation MDFHANRAWKTWNLKDLKAPPQQLNTSGEITRRVVRGSIELVIPTANFTPEVVESLPEFLLPSVWANVADGPVLKIVLNAG, from the exons ATGGATTTTCATGCAAATAGAGCATGGAAGACTTGGAACTTGAAAGACTTGAAAGCGCCACCACAACAACTAAATACCAGCGGTGAGATTACAAGGCGGGTTGTCCGAGGCTCCATCGAGCTGGTCATTCCCACAG cCAACTTCACACCAGAGGTGGTCGAGTCTTTGCCCGAATTCCTGCTCCCAAGCGTCTGGGCGAATGTGGCCGACGGACCCGTGCTAAAAATAGTTCTCAACGCCGGCTAA
- the LOC4816274 gene encoding pupal cuticle protein Edg-78E-like gives MSKIHVVVLVAAASVLMAGVRVLALPSDSADAHAEIRSFVNELKQEDGSYNYQFETTNGIAQQEQGVGGYYASGSSQYYSPEGQLIQLTYTADENGFQPQGEHLPTPPPIPEAILKSLEWIRNHPEENDEYEHHDHGHGHAHGAEQGKQYLQQEQSQQLPVGPLLAPVSAPAPASGLPYERKI, from the exons ATGTCGAAGATC CACGTTGTTGTTCTTGTAGCTGCCGCTTCGGTCCTGATGGCCGGAGTGCGAGTGCTGGCGCTTCCCTCGGACTCAGCCGATGCCCACGCCGAGATCCGCAGCTTCGTCAACGAGCTGAAGCAGGAGGACGGCAGCTACAACTACCAGTTCGAGACGACCAACGGCATTGCCCAACAGGAGCAGGGAGTGGGCGGCTACTACGCCTCCGGCTCGTCGCAGTACTACAGCCCCGAGGGCCAGCTCATCCAGCTGACCTACACGGCCGACGAGAATGGCTTCCAGCCTCAGGGCGAGCACCTGCCCACGCCACCACCCATCCCGGAGGCCATTCTCAAGTCGCTGGAGTGGATCCGCAACCACCCAGAGGAGAACGACGAGTACGAGCACCACGATCACGGCCATGGTCATGCTCATGGGGCCGAGCAGGGTAAACAGTATCTGCAGCAGGAACAGTCACAGCAGCTGCCAGTGGGCCCTCTGCTCGCTCCGGTCTCAGCGCCGGCACCAGCCTCTGGTCTTCCCTACGAGAGGAAGATTTGA
- the LOC6902500 gene encoding uncharacterized zinc finger protein CG2678-like: MECVCRVCLDGSVPLVDIFAEISDLRLNLYESSPACVISKLAPEHSVVRGDSMPQFICLSCIHGVQTAYRYKLLLDKSFANYQQLSLNNTKQKHYSLVLLSVSGNEETYTIENIYEEEDRMRANDRPEIEAVLNNAMLPETADEAVEMDNEEEGTYTLRNSLRNFADDQTRPQMSVSVDTHAIVKMEQMHKLAQVAKAEAHMHNNLQRNKANKRQSRHCGKSPFPYVCGKGVMSECHLNRHETSHKNKQTSELNTKHLGIKNTINRSPLPKKRKPESVESNLEVLGKKLNLTCQECGRIFLLKRSLDKHTCHHSTNVRRTSFPVHAVRR; this comes from the exons atgGAGTGCGTGTGCCGCGTGTGCCTGGATGGTTCCGTTCCACTTGTGGACATATTTGCCGAAATCTCCGATCTCAGATTGAACCTATATGAAAGCAGCCCCGCCTGTGTCATCAGCAAGCTCGCACCTGAGCATTCTGTTGTACGCGGGGACTCCATGCCGCAGTTTATTTGTCTCTCTTGCATTCATGGAGTCCAGACTGCATACCGCTATAAGCTGTTATTGGACAAAAGCTTTGCAAATTATCAACAACTCTCTCTAAACAAtacgaaacaaaaacattaTAGTCTAGTGCTATTGAGCGTATCGGGAAATGAAGAAACATACACTATCGAAAACATCTATGAAGAGGAGGATCGCATGCGTGCAAATGACAGGCCTGAGATTGAGGCGGTGCTCAATAATGCTATGTTGCCCGAGACGGCGGACGAGGCGGTTGAAATGGACAATGAAGAAGAAGGCACTTACACATTGAGGAATTCTCTAAGGAACTTCGCTGATGACCAGACTCGTCCGCAGATGAGCGTTTCAGTGGATACCCATGCCATTGTCAAAATGGAGCAGATGCACAAGCTGGCCCAGGTGGCAAAAGCAGAGGCTCACATGCACAACAATTTACAACGGAATAAAGCCAATAAGAGGCAGAG TCGTCACTGTGGCAAGTCGCCGTTCCCTTATGTGTGTGGCAAAGGAGTCATGTCTGAGTGCCATCTAAATAGACATGAAACCAGTCACAAGAACAAGCAGACGTCCGAACT CAACACGAAACATCTTGGAATTAAGAACACAATTAATCGTAGTCCGTTACCGAAAAAGAGGAAGCCAGAGTCGGTGGAGAGTAATTTGGAAGTGCTTGGAAA AAAACTGAATTTGACGTGCCAGGAGTGCGGTAGAATATTTTTGCTCAAAAGAAGCCTGGATAAGCACACTTGTCATCACTCAACGAACGTCCGGCGAACGTCCTTTCCAGTGCATGCAGTGCGACGCTAA